A region of Mesorhizobium sp. M3A.F.Ca.ET.080.04.2.1 DNA encodes the following proteins:
- a CDS encoding dihydrofolate reductase family protein: MSKLRVNAFTLSLDGYGAGRDQSLNSPLGVSGEALHKWMIGTRTFRRMFGQEGGSTDTDDSFTARSFENVGAWILGRNMFGPIRGDWPDENWKGWWGDNPPYHVPVFVLTHYKRAPIAMQGGTTFHFVTDGIHSALEQAKAAANGKDVRVGGGVSTVRQYLQESLIDEMHLAISPVLLGSGEHLLGGLDMPKLGYRCTGQVATADATHVMIERG, translated from the coding sequence ATGTCCAAGCTGCGTGTCAACGCCTTCACCTTGTCGCTCGACGGCTATGGCGCCGGTCGGGATCAAAGCCTGAACAGCCCGTTGGGCGTCAGCGGCGAGGCCCTGCACAAATGGATGATCGGCACCCGGACATTCCGCAGGATGTTCGGGCAGGAGGGCGGATCCACGGATACCGATGACAGCTTCACCGCGCGCAGTTTCGAGAATGTCGGCGCCTGGATTCTCGGCCGCAACATGTTCGGACCCATCCGCGGCGACTGGCCGGACGAGAACTGGAAAGGCTGGTGGGGCGACAACCCGCCCTATCACGTCCCTGTCTTCGTGCTCACCCATTACAAGCGCGCGCCGATCGCCATGCAAGGCGGCACGACCTTCCATTTCGTCACCGACGGGATTCATTCGGCGCTGGAACAGGCCAAAGCAGCGGCCAATGGTAAGGATGTGCGCGTCGGCGGCGGCGTTTCGACGGTCAGGCAATATCTCCAGGAGAGCCTCATCGATGAAATGCACCTCGCGATCTCGCCGGTCCTGCTCGGCTCCGGCGAGCATCTCCTCGGCGGCCTCGACATGCCGAAGCTCGGCTATCGTTGCACCGGCCAGGTCGCAACCGCCGACGCCACGCATGTGATGATCGAGCGGGGCTAA
- a CDS encoding winged helix DNA-binding protein codes for MINSRPAAKTANVSDDRREAIRSLYMESLQLVERLHRRLLDVIKDEFDRNGRSDINAIQALLLFNIGNSELTAGELRSRGYYLGSNVSYNLKKLVDLGFINHQRSRIDRRSVRVSLTPKGNEVAEVVAGLYERHVGSIEQVGGINTDEFKQMNRALQRLDRFWNDTIAYRM; via the coding sequence ATGATCAATTCGCGTCCGGCGGCGAAGACCGCTAACGTTTCCGACGATCGCCGCGAGGCGATCCGTTCGCTGTACATGGAATCGCTGCAGTTGGTGGAGCGTCTGCACCGCCGCCTGCTTGACGTGATCAAGGATGAGTTCGATCGCAACGGCCGCTCCGACATCAACGCCATCCAGGCGCTGCTGCTCTTCAACATCGGCAACTCGGAGCTGACCGCCGGCGAACTGCGCTCGCGTGGTTACTATCTCGGCTCGAATGTCTCCTACAATCTGAAGAAGCTGGTCGACCTCGGCTTCATCAACCACCAGCGCTCGCGCATCGATCGCCGCTCGGTCCGCGTCTCGCTGACGCCGAAGGGCAACGAGGTGGCGGAAGTCGTTGCCGGCCTCTACGAGCGCCATGTCGGCTCGATCGAGCAGGTCGGCGGCATCAACACCGACGAGTTCAAGCAGATGAACCGCGCGCTGCAGCGCCTCGACCGCTTCTGGAACGACACCATCGCTTACCGGATGTAA
- a CDS encoding DUF6163 family protein — protein MSEVTSRRVVLQPSTTEIIFAWFQRVIAGYCLLFGVLYWIRLIGIYQGPLWRFDLMPVHWQVAAVTLAVFFPFAAAGLWMLASWGPVIWFICAATEIVMYAGFPDLFGHRLLIIVSHGCVALLYVVFRVTIWLQKRQLRQ, from the coding sequence GTGAGCGAGGTCACCTCACGGCGCGTGGTGCTGCAGCCATCGACCACCGAGATCATCTTCGCCTGGTTCCAGCGTGTGATCGCCGGCTACTGCCTGCTGTTCGGCGTTCTCTACTGGATCCGGCTGATCGGCATCTACCAGGGACCGCTGTGGCGCTTCGACCTGATGCCCGTGCACTGGCAGGTGGCTGCAGTGACGCTCGCCGTCTTCTTTCCCTTCGCCGCCGCCGGGTTGTGGATGCTGGCGTCCTGGGGGCCGGTGATCTGGTTCATCTGCGCGGCGACCGAGATCGTGATGTATGCCGGCTTTCCGGATCTGTTCGGCCACCGGCTCCTGATCATCGTCTCGCATGGCTGCGTGGCGCTGCTCTATGTCGTCTTCCGCGTGACGATCTGGCTGCAGAAGCGCCAGCTCCGCCAATAG
- a CDS encoding GntR family transcriptional regulator, with product MSQMQSVERQLREMILGLEIGPGERLTERWIENRFGASRTPVRAALLRLETEGLIGRDGRAWTVAPINLTELAQIAVYREAVEIAAVRLTAELPDRGGIEVIAAMLDSCDGDTPREEWHRVGMDFHIELARLSGNEFLLRAVRDAMTRLSRARWLEVRDEAALRRAWAEHHAILAAVRAGDGDAAARLLSAHIAGSRDRLVNSLHDDRRALRARGFAVVAA from the coding sequence ATGTCGCAGATGCAGAGCGTCGAAAGACAATTACGCGAGATGATCCTTGGGCTGGAAATCGGTCCAGGCGAGCGGCTGACCGAGCGCTGGATCGAAAACCGTTTCGGCGCCTCGCGCACGCCGGTCCGGGCAGCCCTGCTGCGGCTCGAGACTGAAGGCCTGATCGGCCGTGACGGTCGCGCCTGGACGGTGGCGCCGATCAACCTCACCGAGCTGGCGCAGATTGCCGTCTACCGCGAGGCTGTCGAGATCGCGGCTGTCCGGCTGACGGCCGAACTCCCTGATCGAGGCGGGATTGAGGTGATCGCCGCGATGCTCGATTCCTGCGACGGCGACACCCCTCGCGAGGAGTGGCACCGCGTCGGCATGGATTTCCATATCGAGCTGGCCAGGCTGTCCGGCAACGAGTTCCTTCTGAGGGCCGTGCGCGATGCGATGACGAGGCTCTCGCGCGCCCGCTGGCTTGAAGTTCGCGACGAGGCGGCGCTCCGCCGCGCCTGGGCCGAGCACCATGCCATCCTGGCCGCCGTCCGGGCCGGCGACGGCGACGCGGCCGCACGGCTTCTCTCGGCTCACATTGCCGGCAGTCGCGACCGGCTGGTGAATTCCCTGCACGACGACAGGCGGGCGCTGCGCGCCAGGGGCTTTGCCGTCGTCGCTGCCTGA
- a CDS encoding glycosyl transferase family 90 gives MASPLRTAARVFYFIRNITRDVVPQALFRRRLASRLQEASLSGETIRNRVNYYNRLEHSFVPSPTAVPAGRIPSFGSMYYYDLKEFARYFDRDLLIDVQFGDLAHVPKMPSIVKDRPIGNDNANAVIMKLDKFRHFRMPADRLAFADKRPMVVWRGHLNNPIRARFIDAVRGLPICDAGSPKPEAPAAYRKPYLTIPQQRKFRYIVSLEGNDVATNLKWIMSSNSLCLMPPPKYETWFAEAEIEANVHYVPLASDFSDVADKVAYYEKHPAEAQRIVAAAHAYCRRFHNEREESTVSLLVLYKYFVLSGQIEPDPQVWRYITG, from the coding sequence ATGGCCTCGCCCTTACGCACCGCAGCGCGGGTATTCTATTTCATACGCAACATCACGCGCGATGTGGTGCCTCAGGCTCTCTTCCGCCGCCGCCTGGCCAGCCGGCTGCAGGAGGCCAGCCTTTCTGGCGAAACGATCCGCAACCGCGTCAACTACTACAACAGGCTAGAGCACAGCTTCGTGCCGAGCCCGACGGCGGTGCCGGCCGGCCGGATCCCCAGCTTTGGCAGCATGTACTATTACGACCTGAAGGAGTTCGCCCGCTACTTCGATCGCGACCTGCTCATCGACGTCCAGTTCGGCGACCTCGCCCACGTGCCCAAGATGCCTTCGATCGTCAAGGATCGGCCGATTGGGAATGACAATGCCAATGCCGTGATCATGAAGCTCGACAAGTTCCGCCATTTCAGAATGCCGGCGGACAGGCTGGCCTTCGCCGACAAGCGCCCGATGGTTGTCTGGCGCGGCCATCTCAACAATCCGATACGGGCCCGGTTCATCGATGCCGTGCGCGGCCTGCCGATCTGCGATGCCGGCTCGCCCAAGCCCGAAGCGCCGGCAGCGTATCGCAAGCCCTATCTCACCATCCCGCAGCAGCGGAAGTTCCGCTACATCGTCTCGCTCGAGGGCAACGATGTGGCGACGAACTTGAAATGGATCATGAGCTCGAATTCGCTCTGTCTGATGCCGCCGCCGAAATACGAAACCTGGTTCGCCGAGGCTGAGATCGAGGCCAACGTGCACTATGTGCCCTTGGCGTCCGACTTTTCGGACGTCGCCGACAAGGTCGCCTACTATGAGAAGCATCCGGCAGAGGCCCAGCGCATTGTCGCGGCCGCCCATGCCTATTGCCGCAGGTTTCACAACGAGAGAGAGGAGAGCACGGTTTCGCTGCTCGTCCTCTATAAATACTTCGTCCTGAGCGGCCAGATCGAACCGGATCCGCAAGTGTGGCGCTACATCACGGGCTAG
- a CDS encoding DUF2066 domain-containing protein, protein MNREVGFKDCLDKVLVRVSGDQRLPQKPEMLALREKAGDFVDRFRYRDRLEGIPVHDEQGTHDRPHDLTCLYKPTVVDKLLAQLGSKPWLGERPVLSVFLAAEQGSRHFVLTADDVRGEAMRESFINATGPLLLHVSFPKAARLAGLDGTALRKSDMAKLDLLARKAAAARALAGTIIWSDKELGWIADWRLADRGKTYRWQVRGVSFDEAFRVAVRGAAQILSGNGQP, encoded by the coding sequence GTGAACCGCGAGGTCGGCTTCAAGGATTGCCTGGATAAAGTTCTGGTCAGAGTCTCGGGCGACCAGCGACTGCCGCAGAAGCCCGAAATGCTGGCGCTGCGCGAGAAGGCCGGGGATTTCGTCGACCGCTTCCGCTACCGAGACCGGCTCGAAGGCATCCCGGTGCATGACGAGCAAGGCACGCACGACCGGCCGCACGACCTCACCTGCCTCTACAAGCCAACCGTCGTGGACAAGCTCCTGGCGCAACTGGGCAGCAAGCCCTGGCTTGGCGAGCGGCCGGTGCTGTCCGTCTTCCTCGCGGCCGAGCAAGGCTCGAGGCATTTTGTGCTGACGGCGGACGACGTGCGCGGCGAAGCGATGCGCGAATCCTTCATCAACGCCACCGGCCCCCTGCTGCTGCACGTCAGTTTCCCCAAGGCTGCGCGACTGGCAGGACTTGACGGAACGGCACTGCGCAAATCCGACATGGCAAAGCTCGACCTGCTCGCGAGAAAAGCAGCTGCAGCCCGGGCGCTTGCCGGCACCATCATCTGGAGCGACAAGGAATTGGGCTGGATTGCCGACTGGCGTCTGGCCGATCGCGGCAAGACCTATCGATGGCAGGTACGCGGCGTCAGCTTCGACGAGGCGTTTCGCGTGGCCGTGAGGGGCGCTGCGCAGATCTTGTCGGGCAACGGACAGCCTTGA
- a CDS encoding aldo/keto reductase has protein sequence MEYRTLGRSGLKVSTLTLGTMTFGGAGPFAAVGNSDLPQARRIIDTCIDAGINLIDTANVYSNGLSEEIIGEALDGKRKNDVLIATKARMRIGKGPNDEGLSRHHLIRECEGSLKRLRTDVIDIYFLHEWDGVTPLEETIAALDTLVTQGKIRYVGCSNYSGWQVMKALAVSDGRHQPRFVTQQIHYTLEAREAEYELLPISVDQGLGVLVWSPLAGGLLSGKYRRDSPTARQLAGWSEPPIRDEDRLWRIVDVLVEIGKTRGVSAAQVALAWLLGRPAISSLVIGARNEDQLKDNLAAASLTLSFDERQRLDAVSRPPVLYPYWHQQFTAKERFGPADLVLDRGDI, from the coding sequence ATGGAGTACCGCACTCTCGGCCGTTCCGGCCTGAAGGTTTCGACGTTGACCCTCGGCACGATGACCTTCGGCGGCGCCGGTCCGTTCGCGGCCGTCGGCAATTCCGATCTGCCGCAAGCCAGGCGCATCATCGACACCTGCATCGATGCCGGCATCAACCTCATCGACACCGCCAACGTCTATTCGAACGGCCTTTCCGAAGAGATCATCGGCGAGGCGCTCGACGGCAAACGCAAGAACGACGTGCTGATCGCAACCAAAGCCCGCATGCGCATCGGCAAGGGGCCCAACGATGAAGGCTTGTCACGGCATCATCTGATCCGCGAATGCGAAGGAAGTCTCAAGCGGCTCAGAACGGACGTCATCGACATCTACTTCCTGCACGAATGGGACGGCGTCACGCCGCTGGAGGAGACGATCGCAGCGCTCGACACCTTGGTGACGCAGGGCAAGATCCGCTATGTCGGCTGCTCCAACTATTCCGGCTGGCAGGTGATGAAGGCACTTGCCGTCAGCGACGGACGTCACCAGCCGCGTTTCGTCACGCAGCAGATCCACTACACGCTGGAAGCGCGCGAGGCGGAATACGAATTGCTGCCGATCTCCGTCGACCAGGGCCTCGGCGTTCTGGTGTGGAGTCCCCTCGCCGGCGGCCTGCTTTCAGGCAAATATCGGCGCGACAGCCCAACGGCACGGCAGCTCGCAGGCTGGTCTGAACCGCCGATCCGCGACGAGGACCGGTTGTGGCGGATCGTCGACGTGCTGGTCGAGATCGGCAAGACGCGCGGCGTGTCGGCGGCGCAGGTGGCGCTCGCCTGGCTGCTCGGGCGGCCCGCGATCAGCTCGCTGGTGATCGGCGCACGCAACGAGGACCAGCTCAAGGACAACCTTGCCGCCGCAAGCCTGACGCTGTCCTTCGACGAGCGGCAGCGCCTCGACGCGGTCAGCCGCCCGCCGGTGCTCTATCCCTATTGGCACCAGCAGTTCACGGCCAAGGAGCGCTTCGGCCCGGCCGATCTGGTGCTCGATCGCGGTGATATTTGA
- the hemB gene encoding porphobilinogen synthase, producing the protein MNRFTPAKPAGARSVDEITGSRRLRRMRKANWSRRLVQENQLSVNDLIWPIFVVEGKDVREPIAAMPGVFRLSVDLAVKEAERAAKLGIPAIATFPNVELSLRDQTGSHILDPENIINRTTRAIKAAVPEIGIITDAALDPFTSHGHDGILRDGIILNDETVEQVTAAAVIQAAAGADIIAPSDMMDGRIGAIRDALDANGFQDVAIMSYATKFASAFYGPYREAVGTAGLLKGDKKTYYIDHANSDEAVREAEQDLAEGADMLMVKPGLPYLDIIRRLKDEFQMPTFAYQVSGEYSMIKAAGANGWIDGEKAMLESLLAFKRAGCDGILTYFAPTAAEMLRG; encoded by the coding sequence ATGAACAGATTCACCCCCGCGAAGCCTGCCGGCGCGCGCAGCGTCGACGAGATCACAGGCAGCCGGCGGCTCAGACGCATGCGCAAGGCCAACTGGTCGCGACGCCTGGTGCAGGAGAACCAGCTCTCGGTCAACGACCTGATCTGGCCGATCTTCGTCGTCGAAGGCAAAGATGTGAGGGAGCCGATCGCGGCCATGCCCGGCGTCTTCCGTCTTTCTGTCGACCTCGCGGTCAAGGAGGCCGAGCGCGCCGCCAAGCTCGGCATTCCGGCGATCGCCACCTTCCCCAATGTCGAGCTGTCGCTGCGCGACCAGACCGGCTCGCATATCCTCGATCCTGAAAACATCATCAACCGCACCACCCGCGCCATCAAGGCCGCGGTGCCGGAGATCGGCATCATCACCGATGCCGCGCTCGACCCGTTCACCAGCCACGGCCACGACGGCATTTTGCGCGACGGCATCATCCTGAACGACGAGACGGTGGAGCAGGTCACCGCCGCGGCCGTGATCCAGGCGGCGGCAGGCGCCGACATCATTGCCCCATCGGACATGATGGACGGGCGGATCGGCGCGATCCGCGACGCGCTCGACGCCAACGGTTTCCAGGACGTGGCGATCATGTCCTACGCGACGAAGTTCGCCTCGGCCTTCTACGGACCCTATCGCGAGGCGGTGGGAACCGCCGGCCTGCTCAAGGGTGACAAGAAGACCTACTATATCGATCACGCCAATTCCGACGAGGCGGTGCGCGAGGCCGAGCAGGATCTCGCCGAAGGCGCCGACATGCTGATGGTGAAGCCGGGGCTACCCTATCTCGACATCATTCGCAGGCTGAAGGACGAATTCCAGATGCCGACCTTCGCTTACCAAGTTTCAGGCGAATATTCGATGATCAAGGCAGCGGGCGCCAATGGCTGGATCGACGGCGAAAAGGCGATGCTGGAGTCCCTGCTCGCTTTCAAGCGCGCCGGCTGCGACGGCATTCTCACCTATTTCGCGCCGACGGCGGCGGAGATGCTGAGGGGCTGA
- a CDS encoding L,D-transpeptidase family protein — MRTSRRFFLSGASALAAAMVAGRASAQDVIGDILKSSARGNWDDQFDARASQTGKVASTLPIFSLQTVAFTEQAVAQYQTIVGQGGWEQVPATKKLQLGVDDPDVVPLRKRLMMSGDLSQSAGVSTAFDSYVDSAVKRFQLRHGLPADGSMGKYTYAAMNVSAQIRLGQLQTNLQRLREKAGTLGNRYVLVDIPAAQVEAVENDRVVLRHTAIVGKIDRQTPIVNSKINEIIVNPYWNAPVSIVRKDIIPLMRKDPNYLKDSHIRLFAPDGNEVDPMTVDWSTDDAEKYRFRQDPGAGNAMASVKINFPSPDGVYMHDTPQQSLFGKLMRFDSSGCVRVQNVRDLVTWILRDTPGWDRQHFEATIKTGENTPVQVVNPVPVHFLYLSAWSTGPGVVQFRDDIYGLDGNEQLQITSSL, encoded by the coding sequence ATGAGAACCAGCCGCCGTTTCTTCCTTTCCGGAGCCTCCGCGCTCGCCGCCGCCATGGTCGCGGGCCGTGCCAGCGCACAGGATGTGATCGGGGATATCCTGAAATCCTCTGCCCGCGGCAACTGGGACGACCAGTTCGACGCACGCGCCAGCCAGACCGGCAAGGTTGCCTCGACGCTGCCGATCTTCAGTCTGCAGACCGTAGCCTTTACCGAGCAGGCGGTGGCGCAATATCAGACCATTGTCGGGCAAGGCGGCTGGGAACAGGTTCCGGCAACCAAGAAGCTTCAGCTCGGCGTCGACGATCCGGATGTCGTGCCGCTGCGCAAGCGGCTGATGATGTCGGGCGACCTGTCGCAGAGCGCCGGCGTCTCGACCGCGTTCGACTCCTATGTCGACTCGGCGGTGAAGCGCTTCCAGCTCCGCCACGGCCTGCCGGCCGACGGCTCGATGGGCAAATACACCTATGCGGCGATGAACGTCTCGGCGCAGATCCGGCTCGGCCAACTGCAGACCAATCTGCAGCGTCTGCGCGAGAAGGCCGGCACGTTGGGCAATCGCTATGTGCTGGTCGACATTCCGGCGGCGCAGGTGGAAGCCGTCGAGAACGACCGCGTCGTGCTTCGCCACACTGCGATCGTCGGCAAGATCGATCGCCAGACCCCGATCGTCAATTCCAAGATCAACGAGATCATCGTCAATCCTTACTGGAATGCGCCGGTGTCGATCGTGCGCAAGGACATCATTCCGCTGATGCGGAAGGACCCGAATTATCTCAAGGACAGCCACATCCGCCTGTTCGCGCCGGACGGCAACGAGGTCGATCCGATGACGGTCGACTGGTCGACCGACGATGCCGAAAAATACCGGTTCCGGCAGGACCCAGGTGCCGGCAACGCCATGGCCTCGGTCAAGATCAACTTCCCGAGCCCGGATGGCGTCTACATGCACGACACGCCGCAGCAGAGCCTGTTCGGCAAGCTCATGCGCTTCGATTCATCCGGCTGCGTGCGCGTCCAGAACGTGCGCGACCTCGTCACCTGGATCCTGCGTGACACGCCCGGCTGGGATCGTCAGCATTTCGAGGCCACGATCAAGACCGGCGAGAACACTCCGGTGCAGGTCGTCAACCCCGTGCCGGTGCACTTCCTTTATCTGTCGGCCTGGTCGACCGGCCCCGGCGTCGTGCAGTTCCGCGACGACATCTACGGCCTCGACGGCAACGAGCAGCTGCAGATCACTTCTTCGCTGTAA
- a CDS encoding enoyl-CoA hydratase/isomerase family protein, with translation MDFGGGDEIRFERLGKAGVVTLTRPQALNAVTHGMIKALGRALDAWERDADVSVVIVKAEGRAFSAGGDILHIYEAGRAGKPPVDFFADEYRLNARINGLKKPYVALVDGIVMGGGVGISFHGSHRVLTENAQFAMPEVGIGFFPDVGASHLLPDLGGSFGMYLALTGNRIRSGDALWSGLATHTIKAEDQAGLLDELAVSGDPDSELRGFFTPAKRETERQDLASIARHFSQPSLADIIASLEQAAAADAFAAKTLAAIRTRSPTSLHVAWRQISAGLTMSMYECMKMEFRILNRMLAGHDFYEGIRAAIIDKGSTPRWRPATLDEVSTADIDAYFAPLGPQELRL, from the coding sequence ATGGATTTTGGCGGAGGCGACGAGATTCGCTTCGAACGTTTGGGCAAGGCCGGCGTGGTCACGTTGACGCGGCCGCAGGCGCTCAACGCGGTCACCCATGGCATGATCAAGGCGCTTGGCAGGGCGCTCGATGCTTGGGAACGTGATGCCGACGTGAGCGTCGTCATTGTCAAGGCTGAGGGCAGGGCGTTCTCCGCCGGCGGCGATATCCTCCACATTTACGAGGCTGGCCGCGCCGGCAAGCCGCCGGTCGACTTCTTCGCGGACGAATACCGGCTCAATGCCCGCATCAACGGCTTGAAGAAGCCCTATGTCGCGCTGGTCGACGGTATCGTCATGGGCGGCGGCGTCGGCATCTCCTTCCACGGCTCGCACCGCGTGCTGACTGAGAATGCCCAGTTCGCCATGCCCGAAGTCGGCATCGGCTTCTTCCCCGATGTCGGCGCCAGCCATCTGCTGCCCGATCTCGGCGGCAGTTTCGGCATGTATCTCGCGCTGACGGGAAATCGCATCCGCTCCGGCGATGCACTGTGGTCGGGCCTCGCCACGCACACCATCAAGGCCGAGGACCAGGCAGGGCTGCTCGATGAACTGGCGGTGTCAGGTGATCCAGACTCCGAGCTGCGCGGCTTCTTCACGCCCGCCAAGCGCGAGACCGAGCGGCAGGATCTGGCCTCGATCGCCCGGCACTTTTCGCAACCCTCGCTCGCCGACATCATCGCCAGTCTAGAACAGGCCGCCGCCGCCGACGCGTTTGCCGCGAAAACGCTGGCCGCGATCAGAACCCGTTCGCCGACCAGCTTGCATGTCGCTTGGCGCCAGATCAGCGCCGGGCTGACGATGTCGATGTACGAATGCATGAAGATGGAGTTCCGCATCCTCAACCGCATGCTTGCCGGCCACGACTTTTACGAAGGCATCCGTGCCGCCATCATCGACAAGGGCTCGACGCCGCGCTGGCGCCCGGCGACCCTGGACGAGGTGAGCACTGCCGACATCGATGCCTATTTCGCGCCGCTCGGCCCTCAGGAGCTGCGCCTGTGA